Proteins found in one Flavobacterium channae genomic segment:
- a CDS encoding UvrD-helicase domain-containing protein, producing MKTAAFTIYDASAGSGKTYTLTKEYLKILFLASNDDSYRKILAITFTNKAVEEMKNRIVSSLYEFSIDTTSEKAMELLKDVSNETKLSIATLKDKSKAIIKNIIHNYAAFDISTIDKFTHKVIRTFAQDLNLPPNFEVSLETDSLLQEAIDLVISKAGDDVGLTKLLIEFSKDRTDDDKNWDISAELLKVSQLITNENNSEEIKEMADKSLDDFGIVKKKLQEKIKQLKSECKAIAQSVLDLIDANSVSRKSFYSSYVTNHLEKVASDKIAINETIIKYLDGEKSSYGAKIPQSDKDFIDENASEILASILEINSKVGKIAMYEAFLQNLNPLSLLNTIYQEFKQIQEEQNLVSISDFNRIIHNEIQNQPAPFIYERLGEKYRHYFIDEFQDTSVMQWQNLIPLIDNALSGEDDFGNPGTLMLVGDPKQAIYRWRGGKAEQFIDLAKEDKKYNPFSNKDKETLRLGTNYRSFSEVIQFNNAFFKQLSDKFENSDYKNLYENLSHQEVNSKKGGYVNLSFIEVPEDETEVEGFDSDNDSISIKDKFYLNQTLRTIEKCVANGFEYKDIVLLTRTKAPGIKLANFLTENSVPILSSETLLIQNATEVKLLIALLRYLKNPKDDESKVYFLYFIAKYLQNELEIHDFIVATKDKSSEELEAFLKTIGIEISFKNCKKKSLYEAVEILIATFLNDKVNTSYLQYFLDLVLEKDVKSQSSIADFLEYWDKIGYQKSIPSPEGTNAVRIMTIHKSKGLEFPVVIFPFAEENFSSKPKDKLWIPIEDSNVDFPKALINNKKEVETYGNEAKTIFQTKNQEEVLDTINVLYVALTRAEEQLYVISNKLKTKKGELVTNNLSYYFIEFLQNSGKFEETQLEYDFGNPIRISTNKSHKEKNNQIGIVARKLNPKNIKIAQREALMWGTIQQDAITFGNILHEIMAFVQTKEDADLAIQKATESGLITFSQQSVFKDKIQNIVNHPELLEFFDAEAKVFNEQTIIKKATKTIKPDRVVIKANQAYLLDYKTGEKQKKHIVQLQEYELALQEMNFQVVKKALIYISENIEIVTL from the coding sequence ATGAAAACAGCTGCTTTTACCATATATGATGCTTCGGCTGGTTCAGGAAAAACCTATACCTTAACAAAAGAGTATTTAAAAATTCTTTTCTTAGCTTCAAACGACGATTCATATCGCAAAATTTTGGCTATTACTTTTACCAACAAAGCGGTTGAAGAGATGAAAAATAGAATCGTATCTAGTTTATATGAGTTTTCTATTGATACGACTTCTGAAAAAGCCATGGAATTGCTAAAAGATGTTTCAAATGAAACCAAATTAAGCATTGCTACGCTAAAAGATAAATCAAAAGCGATCATCAAGAATATCATTCATAATTATGCAGCTTTTGATATTTCAACGATAGATAAATTCACACATAAAGTAATTCGAACTTTTGCTCAAGATTTAAATTTACCACCCAATTTTGAAGTTTCATTAGAAACTGATTCGCTTTTGCAAGAAGCAATAGATTTGGTGATTTCTAAAGCAGGTGATGATGTTGGATTAACCAAATTATTGATTGAGTTTTCAAAAGACAGAACTGACGATGATAAAAACTGGGATATTTCGGCCGAATTATTAAAGGTCTCTCAATTGATTACGAATGAAAACAATTCGGAAGAAATCAAAGAAATGGCAGATAAGAGTTTGGATGATTTTGGAATCGTAAAAAAGAAATTACAAGAAAAAATCAAACAACTGAAATCGGAATGTAAGGCAATTGCTCAAAGTGTTTTGGATTTAATTGATGCGAATAGTGTTTCTCGAAAATCGTTTTATTCAAGTTATGTTACAAATCATTTAGAGAAAGTTGCTTCAGATAAAATTGCGATTAATGAAACTATTATAAAATATTTGGATGGTGAAAAATCATCTTATGGTGCAAAAATCCCTCAATCCGATAAAGATTTTATTGATGAAAATGCTTCTGAAATTTTAGCTTCAATTTTAGAAATTAATTCAAAAGTTGGTAAAATTGCCATGTACGAAGCTTTTTTACAAAACTTAAATCCTCTTTCGTTATTAAATACTATTTATCAGGAATTCAAGCAAATTCAGGAAGAACAAAATTTGGTTTCTATTTCAGATTTTAATCGCATTATTCACAACGAAATCCAAAATCAGCCAGCACCTTTTATTTATGAACGTTTGGGTGAAAAATACCGTCATTATTTTATAGACGAATTTCAGGATACATCGGTAATGCAATGGCAAAATTTAATACCCTTAATAGATAATGCTTTGTCAGGTGAAGACGATTTTGGAAATCCTGGAACATTAATGTTGGTTGGCGATCCTAAACAAGCAATTTATCGTTGGCGAGGAGGAAAAGCGGAGCAATTTATCGATTTAGCAAAAGAAGATAAAAAATACAATCCCTTTTCCAATAAAGACAAAGAAACGCTTCGTTTAGGAACTAATTATCGCAGTTTTAGTGAAGTGATTCAGTTTAATAATGCCTTTTTCAAGCAATTATCAGATAAATTTGAAAATTCAGATTATAAAAATTTATATGAAAATCTTTCGCATCAAGAAGTCAATTCTAAAAAAGGAGGTTATGTAAATCTCTCGTTTATTGAAGTGCCAGAAGACGAAACCGAAGTCGAAGGTTTTGATTCCGATAATGATTCGATATCAATAAAAGATAAATTTTATTTAAATCAAACGTTGCGAACCATTGAAAAATGTGTTGCAAATGGTTTTGAATACAAGGATATTGTTTTGCTAACCAGAACTAAAGCGCCCGGAATAAAGTTGGCGAATTTCTTAACCGAAAACAGCGTTCCGATTTTATCATCGGAAACCTTATTGATTCAAAATGCAACAGAAGTAAAGTTGTTGATTGCTTTGCTTCGTTATTTGAAAAATCCAAAAGACGACGAATCAAAAGTATATTTCCTTTATTTCATTGCAAAATATTTACAAAACGAATTAGAAATACACGATTTTATAGTTGCTACTAAAGACAAAAGTTCTGAAGAATTAGAAGCGTTTTTGAAAACTATCGGAATTGAAATTTCGTTTAAAAATTGCAAGAAAAAGTCGCTTTATGAAGCAGTTGAAATTTTAATTGCAACATTTTTAAATGATAAAGTGAATACTTCGTATTTGCAGTATTTCTTGGATTTGGTGTTGGAAAAAGATGTAAAATCGCAATCGAGTATTGCCGATTTTTTAGAGTATTGGGACAAAATTGGTTATCAAAAAAGTATTCCGTCACCAGAAGGAACAAACGCGGTTCGCATCATGACGATCCATAAATCAAAAGGATTGGAATTTCCGGTGGTGATTTTTCCGTTTGCAGAGGAAAATTTTTCGAGTAAACCAAAAGATAAACTATGGATTCCGATTGAAGACTCTAATGTAGATTTCCCAAAGGCTTTAATCAACAATAAAAAAGAAGTTGAAACCTATGGAAACGAGGCGAAAACTATTTTTCAGACTAAAAATCAAGAAGAAGTTTTAGATACAATTAATGTTTTATATGTTGCATTAACGCGTGCAGAGGAACAATTGTATGTGATTTCGAATAAACTGAAAACCAAAAAAGGAGAATTGGTTACCAATAATTTATCGTATTATTTTATCGAATTTTTACAAAATTCAGGAAAGTTTGAAGAAACGCAATTGGAATACGATTTTGGAAATCCAATCCGAATTTCAACTAATAAATCACATAAAGAAAAGAACAATCAAATAGGAATAGTTGCTCGAAAATTAAATCCAAAAAACATTAAAATTGCGCAACGCGAAGCCTTGATGTGGGGAACAATTCAACAAGATGCTATTACTTTTGGAAATATTTTGCATGAAATTATGGCGTTTGTTCAAACAAAAGAAGATGCGGATTTGGCTATCCAAAAAGCAACAGAATCAGGTTTGATTACGTTTTCTCAACAAAGTGTTTTCAAGGATAAAATCCAAAATATTGTAAACCATCCTGAATTACTTGAATTCTTTGATGCTGAAGCCAAAGTTTTTAATGAGCAAACTATTATAAAAAAAGCGACAAAAACAATCAAGCCCGATAGAGTAGTTATAAAAGCTAATCAAGCATATTTGTTAGATTATAAAACAGGAGAAAAACAAAAAAAACACATTGTGCAATTACAAGAATACGAATTGGCTTTACAGGAAATGAACTTTCAGGTTGTAAAAAAAGCATTAATCTATATAAGCGAAAACATAGAAATAGTAACTTTGTAG
- the kbl gene encoding glycine C-acetyltransferase, with amino-acid sequence MYGKIQQHLQNELNTIQENGLFKKERVITSPQGAEITISTGETVLNFCANNYLGLSSHPEVVQAAKDALDSHGFGMSSVRFICGTQDIHKELEQKIANFYGTEDTILYAAAFDANGGVFEPLLGEEDCIISDSLNHASIIDGVRLCKSARYRYENNNMEDLETQLIAAAEKGHRFKLIVTDGVFSMDGLVAPLDKICDLADKYDAMVMVDECHAAGFIGATGKGTLEAKGVMGRVDIITGTLGKALGGAMGGYTTAKKEIIEILRQRSRPYLFSNSLAPSIVGASLKVFELLEKDTILRDKLEWNTNYFKAGLRKAGIDFIDGDSAIVPVMLYDAKLSQIMAEELLKKGIYVIGFFFPVVPKDKARIRVQLSAAHTQEHLDKAISAFTEVAKKLEIIK; translated from the coding sequence ATGTACGGAAAAATCCAACAACACTTACAAAACGAATTGAATACGATTCAAGAAAACGGATTATTTAAAAAAGAGCGCGTTATTACATCGCCACAAGGAGCTGAAATTACAATTTCAACAGGAGAAACGGTTTTAAATTTTTGCGCAAACAATTATTTAGGATTATCATCTCATCCAGAAGTTGTTCAAGCCGCAAAAGATGCTTTGGATTCTCATGGTTTTGGAATGTCATCAGTGCGTTTTATTTGTGGGACTCAAGATATTCATAAAGAATTAGAGCAAAAAATCGCCAATTTCTACGGAACAGAAGACACTATTTTATATGCGGCCGCTTTTGATGCTAATGGTGGTGTTTTTGAACCTTTATTAGGAGAAGAAGATTGTATCATTTCCGATTCTTTGAATCATGCTTCTATTATTGATGGAGTTCGTTTATGCAAATCAGCTCGTTACCGTTATGAAAATAACAATATGGAAGATTTAGAGACGCAATTGATTGCTGCTGCTGAAAAAGGACATCGCTTTAAACTAATTGTAACTGACGGTGTTTTCTCAATGGATGGATTAGTAGCGCCTTTAGATAAAATTTGTGATTTAGCAGATAAATATGATGCCATGGTTATGGTTGACGAATGTCATGCTGCAGGGTTCATCGGTGCTACAGGAAAAGGAACATTGGAGGCTAAAGGTGTAATGGGAAGAGTAGATATCATTACAGGAACACTTGGAAAAGCTTTAGGTGGAGCAATGGGTGGTTATACTACAGCAAAAAAGGAAATTATTGAAATATTACGCCAACGCTCACGCCCATATTTGTTTTCAAATTCCTTAGCGCCTTCAATTGTAGGAGCTTCGTTAAAAGTTTTTGAATTATTAGAGAAAGATACCATATTAAGAGATAAATTAGAGTGGAACACCAATTATTTCAAAGCAGGTTTAAGAAAAGCAGGTATTGATTTTATCGATGGCGACTCTGCAATTGTACCTGTAATGTTGTACGATGCCAAATTATCGCAAATAATGGCAGAAGAATTGTTAAAAAAAGGAATCTATGTTATAGGGTTTTTCTTTCCAGTTGTTCCTAAAGATAAAGCGCGTATTCGCGTACAATTATCTGCTGCTCACACGCAAGAACATTTGGATAAAGCAATCAGCGCTTTCACAGAAGTTGCTAAAAAATTAGAAATAATCAAGTAA
- a CDS encoding OmpA family protein, with amino-acid sequence MKHLNKLFAAALLFAGLTTQAQDSNNPWAVSFGANAVDTKVSAVGNDSPKWIQLGNARENWNFIPSVSYLTVSRYVGDGFSFGLTGSVNKIDKWVERDRTTEYTDVVSNPGDLAYYAFDATIKYSFMEMIGTKWFDPSLNIGGGYNFFGDASAGTVNGGVGLTFWFTEQVGLQLQSTYKHSFDDTRVADLDVPTHIQHMAGLTFKFGGKDTDGDGIYDKDDACPEVAGLPEFKGCPDTDKDGIQDSEDACPEEAGSKELNGCPDNDGDGIINSEDACPDDKGTKMMNGCPDADGDGVADKDDNCPTVAGAKDNAGCPWPDTDGDGVADKDDKCPTVAGTVANNGCPEVSDDAIKKLNDYAKTILFNSGKSSFQKQTYPVLQAIVAILKEYPTAKFSIEGHTDSDGAEEMNQKLSASRADAVKAYLIENGISADRLSATGFGEKYPIDSNKTAKGKANNRRVEVKLVK; translated from the coding sequence ATGAAACATCTTAACAAATTATTTGCTGCCGCTTTATTGTTTGCAGGTTTAACAACTCAAGCACAGGACAGCAACAACCCATGGGCAGTGTCTTTTGGGGCAAACGCAGTAGACACTAAAGTGAGTGCTGTTGGTAATGATAGTCCAAAATGGATTCAATTAGGAAACGCAAGAGAAAACTGGAATTTTATTCCTTCAGTATCTTATTTAACTGTATCTAGATACGTAGGTGATGGTTTTTCTTTTGGTTTAACAGGTTCTGTTAATAAAATTGATAAATGGGTTGAAAGAGATCGTACAACGGAATATACTGATGTGGTATCTAATCCTGGAGATTTAGCTTACTATGCATTCGATGCAACTATCAAGTATAGTTTCATGGAAATGATTGGTACAAAATGGTTTGATCCATCTCTTAACATTGGTGGAGGTTACAACTTCTTCGGTGATGCTTCTGCAGGTACTGTTAATGGAGGTGTAGGTTTAACATTTTGGTTCACTGAACAAGTTGGTTTACAATTACAATCTACTTACAAACATTCATTTGATGACACTAGAGTTGCTGACTTAGATGTTCCTACTCATATCCAACATATGGCTGGTTTAACTTTCAAATTTGGAGGTAAAGATACAGACGGTGATGGAATTTATGACAAAGATGACGCATGTCCAGAAGTAGCTGGTTTACCAGAATTCAAAGGATGTCCAGATACAGATAAAGACGGAATCCAAGATTCAGAAGACGCTTGTCCAGAAGAAGCTGGTTCTAAAGAATTAAACGGTTGTCCTGATAACGACGGTGACGGAATCATCAATTCAGAAGATGCTTGTCCAGATGACAAAGGAACTAAAATGATGAATGGATGTCCAGATGCTGACGGTGACGGTGTTGCTGATAAAGATGACAACTGTCCTACTGTAGCTGGTGCAAAAGATAACGCTGGTTGTCCTTGGCCTGATACTGATGGTGACGGTGTTGCTGATAAAGATGACAAATGTCCTACTGTAGCCGGTACTGTTGCTAACAATGGTTGTCCTGAAGTATCTGATGATGCTATCAAAAAATTAAATGATTATGCTAAAACTATCTTGTTTAACTCTGGAAAATCTTCTTTCCAAAAACAAACATACCCAGTTTTACAAGCTATTGTTGCTATCTTAAAAGAGTATCCAACAGCTAAGTTCTCAATTGAAGGACATACTGATTCTGATGGTGCTGAAGAAATGAACCAAAAATTATCTGCTTCAAGAGCTGACGCTGTTAAAGCTTACTTAATTGAAAACGGTATTTCAGCTGATAGATTATCTGCAACAGGATTTGGAGAAAAATATCCAATTGACTCTAACAAAACTGCTAAAGGTAAAGCTAACAACAGAAGAGTAGAAGTGAAATTAGTAAAATAA
- a CDS encoding PD-(D/E)XK nuclease family protein — translation MKTITFLDKLSAAILSQSDIELSNCLIVLPNKRAKVFLLESLKRQLESTSFAPSIISIEEFIQDISGIRSIDPIELLFEFYEVYLSVTEKGKQQTFEEFATWAKTAIQDFNEIDRYLLDPNHIFSYLKDIEALKRWKLEPQDTTKLIDAHFEFWSKLPLYYESFYKHLFKKNIGYQGLLYREAIKNLEAFTNTISNQIYFAGFNALNQAEERIFKHLATENKAKIYWDIDEVFLNDAYHDAGLFVRKFKKEWKPFVNQDFEWVVNHFSEEKNIEIIGTPKSIGQAKIVGTIVEKIHSENSSLEKTAVVLGDENLLLPVLYGLPESIDALNITMGYPSKNNPAQLLISKLFKLHINANQRNEKSYTFYYKEVLDILNHPLVEPYCKVEEVVKVINNNNFTFFSNQKLFSLYVEKYPNSENRFFELLFSRWEDSIDVVLDRLKEILLIIKSSLSNDDAEEKVTKAFVYSVFKTINKLTNYHEAYHQIDNLQSLHSIYKQIIDLAEVSFEGEPLSGLQVMGVLESRVLDFENVIITSVNEGKFPAGKSQNSFIPYDVKKELGLPTYKEKDAIYCYHFYHLLLRAKNIWLLYNTDNEGIDAGEKSRFITQLEIEKQPKHNITSTIYNAVLPEKAYEPVTIPKTDKIIERLNEIATVKGFSPSSLTNYIRNPLQFYMQRILRINEADEVEENIAVNTLGTIIHNALEELYTPYLNQFLALHHIEAMENQIGDVILKHFKEIYKEGEITKGKNLLAFEVAKRNVYNFLQLEKKDIEEGQAIKVLMLEASLSCDIEVPNLPFPIKIAGKVDRIEERNGSIRIIDYKTGKVDGNSLKISDFQDLTSDIKNEKIIQLLCYALMFDNHELKQNREVSAGIVSFKNMKNGFLPFGLGKGKDSELVISGEILEDFKKELQKLILEIFNTEVAFKEKV, via the coding sequence ATGAAAACAATTACTTTTTTAGACAAGTTAAGTGCTGCCATTTTATCGCAATCCGATATTGAATTATCCAATTGTTTGATTGTATTGCCTAATAAAAGAGCAAAGGTTTTTCTTTTAGAAAGTTTAAAAAGGCAACTTGAATCTACTTCATTTGCTCCTAGCATTATAAGTATTGAGGAGTTTATTCAAGATATTTCAGGGATTCGTTCCATAGATCCAATTGAGTTGTTGTTTGAATTCTACGAAGTATACCTTTCTGTAACTGAGAAAGGGAAACAACAAACATTTGAAGAATTTGCAACTTGGGCTAAAACGGCTATTCAGGACTTTAATGAAATAGATCGTTACCTATTAGACCCAAATCATATATTTTCTTATTTAAAAGATATTGAAGCTTTAAAAAGATGGAAATTAGAGCCTCAAGACACAACTAAATTGATTGATGCTCATTTTGAGTTTTGGTCAAAATTGCCTTTATATTATGAGTCTTTTTATAAACATTTGTTTAAGAAAAATATAGGTTACCAAGGTTTGTTGTATAGAGAAGCAATTAAAAATTTAGAAGCTTTTACCAATACAATTTCTAATCAAATCTACTTTGCAGGATTTAATGCACTTAATCAGGCAGAAGAAAGAATTTTCAAACATTTGGCAACTGAAAACAAAGCCAAAATTTATTGGGATATCGATGAAGTGTTTTTAAATGATGCATACCATGATGCTGGTTTGTTTGTCAGAAAGTTTAAGAAGGAATGGAAACCATTTGTAAATCAAGATTTTGAATGGGTTGTAAATCATTTCAGCGAAGAAAAAAATATTGAAATTATTGGTACACCAAAAAGTATTGGTCAAGCCAAAATTGTTGGAACTATTGTAGAAAAAATTCATTCTGAAAATTCTAGTTTAGAAAAAACAGCTGTTGTTCTTGGTGATGAGAATTTATTATTGCCTGTTTTGTATGGATTGCCTGAATCTATTGACGCATTGAATATAACAATGGGTTATCCGAGTAAGAATAATCCAGCACAATTGCTAATTAGTAAGTTGTTTAAATTGCATATCAATGCGAATCAACGAAACGAAAAAAGCTATACATTTTACTATAAAGAAGTTTTAGATATTTTAAATCATCCTCTAGTTGAGCCTTATTGCAAGGTTGAAGAAGTGGTTAAAGTAATCAATAACAACAATTTTACGTTCTTTTCAAATCAAAAACTGTTTAGTTTATACGTAGAGAAATACCCAAATTCAGAAAATAGATTTTTCGAATTGTTGTTTAGTCGTTGGGAAGATTCCATCGATGTTGTTTTAGATCGATTAAAAGAAATATTACTTATCATAAAATCGAGTTTAAGCAATGATGATGCCGAAGAAAAAGTAACAAAAGCCTTTGTGTATTCCGTATTCAAAACCATTAATAAATTAACCAATTATCACGAAGCATATCATCAGATTGATAATTTACAATCACTTCATTCTATTTATAAGCAAATAATCGATTTAGCGGAAGTTTCTTTTGAAGGTGAACCTTTGTCTGGTCTTCAGGTAATGGGTGTTTTAGAAAGCCGAGTATTAGATTTTGAAAATGTAATTATTACTTCAGTAAATGAAGGTAAATTCCCGGCTGGAAAATCCCAAAATTCATTCATTCCATATGATGTGAAAAAAGAATTAGGTTTGCCAACGTACAAGGAGAAAGATGCTATTTATTGTTATCACTTTTATCATTTATTATTACGTGCAAAAAATATTTGGTTGCTTTACAATACCGATAACGAAGGAATCGATGCTGGAGAAAAAAGCCGTTTTATTACGCAATTAGAAATTGAAAAACAACCAAAGCATAACATTACAAGCACTATTTATAATGCGGTTCTACCAGAAAAAGCGTATGAACCTGTAACTATTCCTAAAACGGATAAAATAATTGAGCGTTTAAACGAAATTGCAACTGTAAAAGGATTTTCGCCATCGTCTTTAACGAATTATATTCGAAATCCGTTACAGTTTTACATGCAACGTATTTTGCGCATTAACGAGGCGGATGAAGTAGAAGAAAATATTGCAGTTAACACTTTAGGAACCATCATTCACAATGCGTTGGAAGAATTGTATACGCCTTATTTGAATCAGTTTTTGGCATTGCATCACATTGAAGCTATGGAAAATCAAATTGGCGATGTGATTCTGAAACATTTCAAAGAGATTTACAAAGAAGGTGAAATTACCAAAGGGAAAAACCTATTGGCTTTTGAAGTAGCAAAACGAAATGTTTATAATTTTCTACAATTAGAAAAGAAAGATATCGAAGAAGGTCAAGCTATAAAAGTATTGATGCTAGAAGCAAGTTTGTCCTGTGATATAGAAGTACCAAATTTACCTTTTCCAATAAAAATAGCAGGGAAAGTCGACCGTATTGAAGAACGAAACGGAAGTATTCGAATTATCGATTATAAAACTGGGAAAGTAGATGGCAATTCACTTAAAATTTCCGATTTTCAAGATTTAACTTCGGATATTAAGAATGAAAAAATTATCCAATTACTGTGTTATGCGTTGATGTTTGATAATCACGAATTAAAGCAGAATCGAGAAGTTTCAGCCGGAATTGTTTCGTTTAAAAACATGAAAAACGGTTTTTTACCTTTCGGATTAGGAAAAGGAAAAGATTCCGAACTTGTTATTTCTGGTGAAATTTTAGAGGATTTTAAAAAGGAGTTACAAAAGTTAATATTAGAAATTTTTAACACAGAAGTTGCTTTTAAAGAAAAGGTTTAA
- a CDS encoding S41 family peptidase: MKKSFLFVLILLINVVFSQAQEVFYNLDFEKTVDNDLPTGWQKWGDYSLEIDSTNFYSGKRALLIDSKVGDAFGCVAYELPANFKGKKITLEGYIKMENATDGFVGLLMRIDKDGQSVAFDNMQKQKLQGTSDWKKYSITLDFKENADRIYVAGILVGKGKAWFDNFKVSIDGKPIEKLKFVERELSIVEKDNEFDSGSKFELNQLNEIQKRNLFVLGKVWGFVKYHHPVIAEGTISWDYELFRILPKIDNKNFDDDLVKWINKLRTFKTTTQKLPKEDQIKLLPNTKWISDTNFISAELSALLQKVNNADRKDKSYYIKLHNRVGNPDFTNEKVYEKMDYADTGIKLLAVFRYWNMIEYFFPNRHLMDENWDTVLAEFIPRMTETKDKKEYTLTLLELIGKIQDTHANIWRYNAVLDTYFGENIAPIKMKFIENKAIVVKLEEDFKDGNVAVGDEILSVNGIKVEDWLKNNLKYFPASNYPTQLRDVARKLLRSNEKSIQLTIENRTGTKNVAVNTVKYKYYKDEPLSHKEINDNIGYIYPGTLKKGEIKEIMDKFLSKKGLIVDMRCYPSDFIVFSLSNYLLNEKKDFVKFTTGSVKTPGLFTMRGDEEAAGGSNRDYYKGKVVILINEDTQSNAEYTTMALRVTPNATVVGSTTAGADGNVSAIYLPGSIFTYISGIGVLNPDRSETQRVGIIPDVKMEPTVNGIRDGKDELLDKAIELINNN; this comes from the coding sequence ATGAAAAAATCCTTTCTTTTTGTTTTAATCTTATTAATTAATGTTGTTTTTTCTCAAGCTCAAGAAGTATTTTATAATCTTGATTTTGAAAAAACAGTTGATAATGATTTGCCTACCGGATGGCAAAAGTGGGGAGATTATAGCCTAGAAATTGATTCCACAAATTTTTATTCTGGAAAAAGAGCATTACTAATTGATTCCAAAGTAGGAGATGCTTTTGGCTGTGTTGCTTATGAATTACCTGCAAATTTTAAAGGAAAGAAAATAACTTTAGAAGGTTATATTAAGATGGAAAATGCTACTGATGGATTTGTAGGATTACTTATGAGAATTGATAAGGATGGACAATCTGTTGCATTTGACAACATGCAAAAGCAAAAACTTCAAGGAACATCCGACTGGAAAAAATATTCAATTACGTTAGATTTTAAAGAAAATGCGGATAGAATTTATGTTGCCGGAATTTTAGTTGGAAAAGGAAAAGCTTGGTTTGATAATTTTAAAGTTTCAATTGATGGTAAACCTATTGAAAAATTAAAATTTGTAGAAAGAGAACTTTCAATAGTAGAAAAAGACAATGAATTTGACTCGGGTTCAAAGTTTGAATTGAACCAATTGAATGAAATTCAGAAACGAAATTTATTTGTATTAGGAAAGGTTTGGGGTTTTGTAAAATACCATCACCCAGTAATTGCTGAAGGAACTATTAGTTGGGACTATGAGCTTTTCAGAATCTTACCAAAAATCGACAACAAAAATTTTGATGATGATTTGGTTAAATGGATTAACAAGTTAAGAACTTTTAAAACTACAACACAAAAACTTCCAAAAGAAGACCAAATCAAATTGCTTCCCAACACAAAATGGATTTCAGATACAAATTTCATTTCGGCAGAATTATCTGCATTACTTCAAAAAGTAAATAATGCAGATAGAAAAGACAAAAGTTATTACATCAAATTACATAATAGAGTAGGAAATCCAGATTTCACTAATGAAAAAGTGTATGAAAAAATGGATTATGCCGATACAGGTATCAAGCTTTTAGCTGTTTTTAGATATTGGAACATGATCGAATACTTTTTCCCTAATCGCCATTTAATGGATGAAAATTGGGATACCGTTCTTGCTGAGTTTATTCCAAGAATGACTGAAACAAAAGATAAAAAAGAATACACTTTAACATTATTAGAACTTATAGGAAAAATTCAAGACACACATGCTAACATTTGGCGATATAATGCGGTTTTAGATACGTATTTCGGAGAAAATATTGCCCCGATAAAAATGAAATTTATTGAAAATAAAGCCATAGTTGTAAAATTAGAAGAAGACTTTAAAGATGGAAATGTTGCTGTTGGTGATGAAATTTTATCGGTTAACGGAATTAAAGTAGAAGATTGGTTAAAGAACAATTTAAAATATTTCCCGGCTTCCAATTATCCTACACAATTGCGAGATGTTGCTAGAAAATTGTTGCGTTCAAATGAAAAATCTATTCAGCTTACAATTGAAAATAGAACTGGAACTAAAAATGTAGCGGTTAATACAGTCAAGTACAAATATTATAAAGACGAACCATTATCGCACAAAGAGATTAATGACAATATTGGTTATATCTATCCAGGAACATTGAAGAAAGGCGAGATAAAAGAAATTATGGACAAGTTTTTAAGCAAAAAAGGATTGATTGTAGACATGAGATGTTATCCTTCTGATTTTATCGTTTTTAGTTTGAGTAATTATCTTTTAAATGAGAAAAAAGACTTTGTAAAATTCACAACCGGAAGTGTTAAAACTCCAGGGCTATTTACTATGAGGGGCGACGAAGAAGCTGCTGGAGGTAGTAACCGAGATTATTACAAAGGAAAAGTGGTGATACTTATTAACGAAGATACACAGAGTAATGCTGAGTATACTACAATGGCATTACGAGTTACTCCAAATGCAACAGTTGTAGGAAGTACTACAGCTGGTGCTGATGGAAATGTATCAGCTATTTATTTGCCAGGAAGCATTTTCACCTACATTTCTGGAATAGGAGTTTTGAATCCTGATCGATCAGAAACACAACGTGTAGGAATAATTCCAGATGTAAAAATGGAACCAACTGTTAATGGAATTCGTGATGGAAAAGATGAATTGTTAGATAAAGCAATTGAGTTGATAAACAACAATTAA